Proteins found in one Pempheris klunzingeri isolate RE-2024b chromosome 6, fPemKlu1.hap1, whole genome shotgun sequence genomic segment:
- the qsox1 gene encoding sulfhydryl oxidase 1: MARRCGRATSRFTGEKQTFTTKTATSAVWLCFCLLFSSAAEAGLYTASDQVIVLSAQENVESVLTNSTAAMVVEFYASWCGHCIAFSPVYKSLARDIKEWKPAIDLAAIDCAAEENRKACAGFNITGYPTIKFFHAYSKAKSSGQALRAFPRDVRGLRHRIIDKLENHKEPWPPACPPLEPTSQAEIDSFFETNSVEHLALIFEGPKSYIGREVTLDLLQFENIAVRRVLTTEEGLVTKLGVTDFPTCYLYYPGGNFTRLKVNIEARTFYSYALQRLPGVVRSGKPPPVATGVHTNSTSEPWRPFNRSRVYMADLESTLHYSLRVELAAHTVIKGQALISLKKYISVLAKYFPGRPVVMNLLKSVNSRLQNHTGDEISYKAFRGMVENSEQSVDTVLPEGVRWVGCQGSQPHLRRYPCGVWTLFHVLTVQAKNTEGTDPQEVLSAMRNYVRSFFGCRPCAEHFENMARESLVEVNTFSSAVLWLWSRHNRVNNRLAGALSEDPDFPKIQWPPPDLCSGCHTVKENGEHRWKNEEVLFFLLSYFSANSILTDYLEDENQILSKQREKYVSQQQALEAQKRVERKAREALGSMTDPLPTVQEEEEEEEEEEEEEEGPQDEEEEGGEGAAAADEMEAKTTPWAKPEMGRVRRQARGKPSIVGMRMREPQEDIVDLDSFVNQHYKAKALRMAASSRVKQRTLQRKEEQEPGPVFGLGMELDAGLGMVGLQPVEADFEPDVGRQRKRLQKRELTGQYMFEEADLSHRGRWMSVLSIGFSKVDISLCVILYFLSSMCLMAMYLFFKNRLRLRRAKVALP, from the exons ATGGCGCGGCGCTGCGGCCGTGCCACGTCTCGGTTTAccggagaaaaacaaacatttaccACAAAGACAGCTACGTCtgcagtttggttatgtttctgtctgcttttctcCTCTGCCGCCGAGGCAGGACTGTACACCGCCTCTGATCAAGTCATCGTGTTGAGCGCTCAGGAAAATGTGGAGTCAGTTTTAACAAACTCCACAGCAGCGATGGTTGTGGAGTTTTATGCCTCTTGGTGCGGACATTGCATCGCCTTTTCTCCGGTTTACAAAAGTCTGGCTAGAGACATAAAAG AGTGGAAACCCGCCATAGACCTGGCAGCTATCGActgtgctgcagaggagaacAGGAAGGCCTGCGCTGGCTTTAACATCACAGGCTATCCCACAATAAAG TTCTTCCATGCGTATTCCAAGGCTAAGTCATCAGGACAGGCCTTAAGAG CTTTCCCTCGTGATGTTCGGGGGCTCCGTCACAGGATCATAGACAAACTGGAAAACCATAAAGAGCCCTGGCCCCCTGCCTGCCCCCCACTGGAGCCCACCAG CCAAGCAGAGATTGACAGCTTCTTTGAGACCAACAGTGTTGAACACTTGGCCCTGATCTTCGAGGGCCCTAAATCCTACATCGGCCGAGAG GTAACCCTGGACCTGTTACAGTTTGAAAACATTGCCGTCCGGAGAGTCTTGACCACTGAAGAAGGTCTTGTTACCAAACTGGGAGTGACTGACTTTCCAACCTGCTACCTTTACTATCCTGGAGGCAACTTCACCAGACTCAAAGT CAACATCGAGGCTCGTACTTTCTACTCTTACGCCCTCCAGAGGTTGCCGGGGGTGGTGCGATCCGGGAAGCCTCCTCCAGTTGCCACAGGCGTCCACACCAACAGCACATCGGAGCCTTGGAGACCCTTCAACAG GTCCAGGGTGTACATGGCAGACTTGGAGTCAACGCTGCACTACTCTCTGCGTGTGGAGCTGGCTGCTCATACTGTCATCAAAGGACAAGCCCTGATTTCTCTCAAGAAGTACATCTCTGTTCTGGCAAAG TACTTTCCAGGTCGTCCAGTGGTGATGAACCTTTTGAAGTCTGTAAACTCTCGGCTACAGAACCACACTGGTGATGAGATTTCCTACAAGGCATTCAGAGGGATGGTTGAGAACTCAGAGCAG tctgtagACACTGTGCTACCTGAAGGAGTGAGGTGGGTGGGCTGTCAGGGTTCACAACCCCACCTGAGACGTTACCCTTGTGGGGTGTGGACTCTCTTCCACGTTCTTACTGTCCaggccaaaaacactgaaggcacag ATCCCCAAGAGGTGCTGAGTGCGATGAGAAACTATGTCCGCAGCTTCTTTGGCTGCAGGCCGTGTGCCGAGCACTTTGAGAACATGGCAAGGGAGAGTCTGGTGGAGGTGAACACGTTCTCGTCAGCGGTCCTGTGGCTTTGGTCCAGGCACAATCGCGTCAACAACAGACTGGCAG GTGCTTTGAGTGAAGACCCCGACTTCCCAAAGATCCAGTGGCCTCCACCAGATCTGTGTTCAGGCTGCCATACGGTGAAGGAAAACGGAGAGCACCGGTGGAAAAACGAGGAggttctcttcttcctcctgtcctACTTCTCAGCCAACAGTATCCTCACAG ACTACCTCGAAGATGAAAACCAGATCTTGTcaaaacagagggaaaaataTGTGAGTCAGCAGCAAGCGTTAGAAGCTCAGAAACGTGTAGAGAGGAAAGCCAGGGAGGCCCTGGGCTCCATGACAGATCCTCTACCCACCGtgcaagaagaagaggaggaggaggaggaggaggaggaggaagaagaggggccacaggatgaagaggaggaaggtggggaaggagcagcagcagcagatgagatGGAGGCTAAGACGACCCCCTGGGCCAAACCCGAAATGGGCCGAGTCCGGCGGCAGGCCCGCGGGAAGCCAAGCATTGTGGGGATGAGGATGCGAGAGCCGCAGGAGGACATCGTGGATCTCGACTCATTCGTCAACCAGCACTACAAGGCCAAGGCACTGCGAATGGCCGCCTCCAGCCGGGTCAAACAGCGCACcctgcagaggaaggaggagcaggagcccGGGCCGGTGTTTGGGCTCGGCATGGAGCTGGACGCAGGGCTCGGGATGGTGGGCCTGCAGCCTGTGGAAGCAGACTTTGAGCCGGATGTGGGGCGGCAGAGGAAGCGGCTGCAGAAGCGGGAACTGACAGGCCAGTACATGTTCGAGGAGGCCGACCTGAGCCACAGGGGACGCTGGATGTCTGTGCTGAGCATTGGATTCTCCAAAGTAGACATCAGCCTGTGCGTCATTCTCTACTTCCTGTCCTCCATGTGTCTCATGGCCATGTaccttttctttaaaaaccGCCTCAGGCTACGGCGGGCTAAAGTAGCTCTGCCCTGA